The following are encoded together in the Thunnus albacares chromosome 7, fThuAlb1.1, whole genome shotgun sequence genome:
- the LOC122985177 gene encoding hyaluronidase-5-like, with product MMVLPFLSRLTFCIIGSITTVLALPPTEPPLIHDHPFVAIWNAPTDVCQQLDIPLDTAAFQAVTTPGAVHGQFLTIFYEDRLGLYPKVNNAKHKRYNGGVPQKGNLTEHLAMAQHQIDHLISQDSSPGLAVIDWESWRPLWEMNWGSKRIYQKLSILHALQMAPFLSSKRISKLAKNQFQHAGRRFMEKTISLGIGERPSRRWGFYLFPDCHNYNWRKSSYTGKCSAKTREQNNQMMWLWERSTALFPSVYLHRAMRNSPKAALFVRNRIQEALRVAALPKRPYTVPIYVYCRPLYRDQTQKFHTEADLVSTVGESAALGAAGVIMWGGIKDYNNKGSCHSLSEFLTSTFNPYIANVTAAAMLCSKVLCQGKGRCIRKNYDSANYLHLNPAHFSIVRGERKYMAIGLPSAADLNAWAENFTCQCYAGGSCSPKLTHPTTIQLIWV from the exons ATGATGGTCCTGCCCTTCCTGTCCCGCCTCACCTTCTGTATCATCGGATCCATCACCACCGTCCTCGCCCTGCCACCCACCGAGCCGCCACTGATCCACGACCACCCCTTTGTGGCCATATGGAACGCCCCCACCGACGTGTGTCAACAACTCGACATCCCACTGGACACCGCAGCCTTCCAGGCGGTGACCACGCCCGGCGCGGTGCACGGTCAGTTCCTCACCATCTTCTACGAGGACCGCCTCGGCCTCTACCCTAAAGTCAACAATGCCAAACACAAGCGCTACAATGGCGGGGTCCCCCAAAAGGGTAACCTGACGGAGCATCTGGCCATGGCCCAACACCAGATAGATCACTTAATCTCCCAGGATTCCTCTCCTGGGCTGGCTGTCATTGACTGGGAGTCTTGGCGCCCCCTGTGGGAAATGAACTGGGGATCGAAACGTATTTATCAAAAGCTGTCCATCCTTCACGCCCTTCAGATGGCCCCGTTTTTATCATCAAAGCGCATTTCCAAACTGGCAAAGAACCAGTTCCAGCACGCCGGGCGGCGCTTTATGGAGAAGACCATCAGCCTCGGCATCGGTGAGCGTCCAAGCCGCCGCTGGGGCTTCTACCTGTTCCCCGACTGCCACAATTACAACTGGAGGAAGTCCAGCTACACAGGGAAGTGCTCTGCGAAGACCCGGGAGCAGAACAACCAGATGATGTGGCTGTGGGAGCGCAGCACTGCCCTCTTCCCCTCCGTATACCTCCACAGGGCCATGAGGAACTCCCCCAAGGCTGCACTCTTTGTCCGCAACAGAATCCAGGAGGCGCTGAGGGTGGCGGCGCTGCCTAAACGGCCGTACACGGTTCCAATCTACGTCTACTGCAGGCCACTGTACCGAGACCAGACCCAAAAGTTCCACACTGAG GCTGACCTGGTGAGCACTGTAGGAGAGTCTGCAGCTCTGGGAGCAGCAGGGGTCATAATGTGGGGAGGAATCAAAGACTACAACAACAAG GGATCGTGTCACTCTCTGTCTGAGTTTCTGACGTCCACCTTCAACCCGTACATCGCCAACGTGACGGCGGCCGCCATGCTGTGCAGCAAAGTCTTGTGCCAGGGGAAGGGCCGCTGCATCAGGAAGAACTATGACTCCGCCAACTACCTGCACCTGAACCCTGCGCACTTCAGCATCGTACGGGGTGAGAGGAAGTACATGGCGATCGGGCTCCCCTCTGCCGCCGACCTCAACGCCTGGGCCGAAAACTTCACCTGTCAGTGCTACGCGGGAGGAAGCTGTTCACCGAAGCTGACGCATCCGACCACGATCCAACTCATCTGGGTGTAA
- the LOC122985178 gene encoding hyaluronidase-5-like, translating into MMVLPFLSRLTLCIIGSIATVLALPPTEPPLIHDHPFVAIWNAPTDVCQQLDIPLDTAAFQEVATPRRVPGQFLTIFYEDRLGLYPKVDDTKHKPYNGGVPQKVNLTEHLAMAQRQIDHLISPNSSPGLAVIDWESWRPLWDQNWGSKRIYRNLSILQALQMAPLLSSKRISKLAKSQFQNAGRRFMEKTISLGIGERPSRRWGFYLFPDCYNYGWEESSYTGKCSAKTKEQNNQMMWLWERSTALFPSVYLHSAMRNSPKAALFVRNRIQEALRVAALPKRPYTVPVYVYCRPLYRDQTQKFHTEADLVSTVGESAALGAAGVVMWGGTKDYNNKGSCHSLSEFLTSTFNRYIANVTAAAMLCSKVLCQGKGRCIRKNYDSANYLHLNPAHFSIVRGERKYMAIGLPSAADLNAWAENFTCQCYAGGSCSPKLTRPTTIQFIWV; encoded by the exons ATGATGGTCCTGCCCTTCCTGTCCCGCCTCACCCTCTGTATCATCGGATCCATCGCCACCGTCCTCGCCCTGCCACCCACCGAGCCGCCACTGATCCACGACCACCCCTTTGTGGCCATATGGAACGCCCCCACCGACGTGTGTCAACAACTCGACATCCCACTGGACACCGCAGCCTTCCAGGAGGTGGCCACACCCCGTAGGGTGCCCGGTCAGTTCCTCACCATCTTCTACGAGGACCGCCTCGGCCTCTACCCTAAAGTCGACGATACCAAACACAAGCCCTACAATGGCGGCGTTCCCCAAAAGGTTAACCTGACGGAGCATCTGGCCATGGCCCAACGCCAGATAGATCACTTAATCTCCCCAAATTCCTCTCCTGGGCTGGCTGTCATTGACTGGGAGTCTTGGCGCCCCCTGTGGGATCAGAACTGGGGATCGAAACGTATTTATCGAAACCTGTCCATCCTTCAAGCCCTTCAGATGGCCCCGTTATTATCATCAAAGCGCATTTCCAAACTGGCAAAGAGCCAGTTCCAGAACGCCGGGCGGCGCTTCATGGAGAAGACCATCAGCCTCGGCATCGGTGAGCGTCCAAGCCGCCGCTGGGGCTTCTACCTGTTCCCTGACTGCTACAACTACGGCTGGGAGGAGTCCAGCTACACAGGGAAGTGCTCCGCAAAGACCAAGGAGCAGAACAACCAGATGATGTGGCTGTGGGAGCGCAGCACCGCCCTCTTCCCCTCTGTCTACCTCCACAGTGCCATGAGGAACTCCCCCAAGGCTGCGCTTTTCGTCCGCAACAGAATCCAGGAGGCGCTGAGGGTGGCGGCGCTGCCTAAACGGCCGTACACAGTGCCGGTCTATGTCTACTGCAGGCCACTGTACCGAGACCAGACCCAAAAGTTCCACACTGAG GCTGACCTGGTGAGCACTGTAGGAGAGTCTGCAGCTCTGGGAGCAGCAGGGGTCGTAATGTGGGGAGGAACCAAAGACTACAACAACAAG GGATCGTGTCACTCTCTGTCTGAGTTTCTGACGTCCACCTTCAACCGGTACATCGCCAACGTGACGGCGGCCGCCATGCTGTGCAGCAAAGTCTTGTGCCAGGGGAAGGGCCGCTGCATCAGGAAGAACTATGACTCCGCCAACTACCTGCACCTGAACCCCGCGCACTTCAGCATCGTACGGGGTGAGAGGAAGTACATGGCGATCGGTCTCCCCTCTGCCGCCGACCTAAACGCCTGGGCCGAAAACTTCACCTGTCAGTGCTACGCGGGAGGAAGCTGTTCACCGAAGCTGACGCGTCCGACCACGATCCAATTCATCTGGGTGTAA